A single Candidatus Zymogenus saltonus DNA region contains:
- a CDS encoding flotillin family protein, protein MDVLSLKPETIGILIAIAIIAIAVIIAFIKANLHVCPPNELLIFSGKKRKLKDGTIVGYRAIKGGRGLKIPIIESVSRMPLNTFTVDMELIGALTNGIIPINIEAMANVKVAGSESEGINNALERFLGRNMGEISQVARETIEGSLRGVLATLSPEEANQKRLEFAEKVSDEASADFRKLGLVLDTFKIKNISDPEGYMDNIGRKKNAEVKRDAIIAEAKTEAESRIATAESKRKGSIAEYEAELAVIEAENSYKIKKAKLAEEVNRAESRASVAGDIARVTEEEKLEDARIKMNKKKYEAETVVPAQADKEAKILYAKGKAARIVEDGKAMAESVKLLREEWEKDETRELFLIQQLPMILDKITSVVKDNLRVDKLTILDNGDGNGLPTLVKGLTGSTAAFFEGIKSATGLDIPEILQPKKGSKSAG, encoded by the coding sequence ATGGATGTGCTGAGTCTAAAACCGGAAACGATCGGTATATTGATAGCGATTGCCATAATTGCAATCGCCGTGATCATTGCGTTTATCAAGGCTAACCTTCATGTGTGTCCCCCGAACGAGCTTCTCATTTTCTCGGGCAAAAAGAGGAAGTTGAAGGACGGCACGATAGTGGGGTACAGGGCAATCAAGGGCGGAAGAGGACTCAAGATCCCGATTATCGAGTCGGTATCGAGGATGCCTCTCAATACCTTTACGGTGGATATGGAGCTGATCGGGGCGCTGACAAACGGGATCATCCCGATAAACATCGAGGCGATGGCAAACGTGAAGGTGGCCGGAAGCGAGTCGGAGGGAATCAACAACGCCCTGGAGCGTTTCCTCGGCAGGAACATGGGGGAGATATCTCAGGTCGCCAGGGAGACGATAGAGGGCTCCCTTCGGGGTGTCCTTGCCACACTGTCCCCCGAGGAGGCAAACCAGAAGAGGCTGGAGTTCGCCGAAAAGGTGTCCGACGAGGCAAGCGCTGACTTCAGGAAATTGGGGTTGGTCCTCGACACCTTCAAGATAAAGAACATATCCGACCCCGAGGGGTACATGGATAATATAGGGCGCAAGAAGAATGCGGAGGTCAAGAGGGACGCCATCATAGCGGAGGCGAAAACCGAGGCCGAATCGAGAATCGCCACGGCGGAGTCAAAGAGGAAGGGGAGCATAGCCGAATACGAGGCGGAGCTTGCTGTAATCGAGGCTGAAAACAGCTACAAGATAAAGAAGGCCAAGCTGGCCGAAGAGGTCAACAGGGCGGAGTCCAGGGCCAGCGTCGCGGGAGACATAGCGAGGGTGACCGAGGAGGAGAAGCTCGAAGACGCCAGGATAAAGATGAACAAGAAGAAATACGAGGCGGAAACCGTGGTCCCGGCCCAGGCGGACAAAGAGGCGAAGATCCTCTACGCCAAGGGAAAGGCGGCGCGGATCGTCGAGGACGGCAAGGCGATGGCGGAGTCTGTCAAACTCCTCAGGGAGGAATGGGAGAAGGACGAGACGAGAGAGCTGTTCCTCATCCAGCAGCTTCCCATGATCCTGGACAAGATAACGAGCGTCGTCAAGGATAACCTGAGGGTGGACAAGCTCACGATCTTGGACAACGGCGACGGAAACGGCTTACCGACGCTTGTCAAGGGGCTCACGGGTTCGACTGCAGCCTTTTTCGAGGGGATAAAGAGCGCCACCGGACTCGACATCCCGGAGATCCTTCAACCCAAGAAGGGGAGTAAGAGCGCCGGTTAA
- a CDS encoding glutamine synthetase yields MIVNTKRDVLKIVKERNVSFIQFWFTDILGFLKSFAVTPSELEEGLSEGMGFDGSSIEGFARIEESDMIAKPDPSTFQFLPWRDEERPVARMFCDILEPTGEPYAGDPRHAFKKLLQRAKDEGYIYYIGPEPEFFYFASKDEPKTLDSGGYFDATPLDLASMLRRETIFALQKFGIDIEYSHHEVAPSQHEIDLRFDEGLRMADKFMTLRTTVKEIARLNGYHATFMPKPIFGENGSGMHVHQSLFRDDRNAFFDANDPMSLSAEGKSYIAGILKHAREITAVCNQWVNSYKRLVPGYEAPVYVSWARRNRSTMVRVPQYKPGKEKATRMEFRSPDPAANPYLAFAVMLAAGLKGIKEGYTLPAPIEEDLYEFSPEKRRERGITELPGNLFEAVGELEKSELVRDALGDHIFYKFIENKKIEWDRYRIHVSKYEIDNYLPII; encoded by the coding sequence ATGATTGTAAACACAAAGAGAGACGTGCTAAAAATCGTCAAGGAGAGGAACGTCAGCTTCATCCAGTTCTGGTTTACGGACATACTCGGATTTCTGAAGAGCTTTGCCGTCACCCCGTCCGAGCTGGAGGAGGGATTGTCCGAGGGAATGGGCTTTGACGGCTCTTCTATCGAGGGCTTTGCGAGGATCGAAGAGAGCGACATGATCGCAAAGCCGGATCCATCGACCTTTCAGTTCCTTCCCTGGAGGGACGAGGAAAGGCCGGTGGCAAGGATGTTCTGCGACATACTCGAGCCCACGGGCGAGCCTTACGCGGGCGATCCGAGACATGCATTCAAGAAGCTCCTCCAGAGGGCGAAGGACGAGGGCTATATATATTATATAGGCCCAGAGCCTGAGTTCTTCTATTTTGCCAGCAAGGACGAGCCGAAGACCCTGGATTCGGGCGGGTATTTCGACGCGACCCCCCTGGATCTGGCTTCGATGCTCAGGAGGGAGACGATCTTCGCGCTCCAGAAGTTCGGGATCGACATAGAGTACAGCCACCACGAGGTCGCGCCGAGCCAGCACGAGATCGATCTCAGGTTCGACGAGGGCCTCAGGATGGCCGACAAGTTCATGACCCTAAGAACCACCGTCAAGGAGATCGCGAGACTCAACGGGTACCACGCAACGTTCATGCCCAAGCCGATCTTCGGGGAGAACGGGAGCGGGATGCACGTCCACCAGTCCCTCTTCAGGGATGACAGAAACGCCTTTTTCGACGCCAACGATCCGATGAGCCTTTCGGCCGAGGGGAAGAGCTACATAGCGGGAATCCTGAAGCACGCCAGGGAGATAACGGCCGTGTGCAACCAGTGGGTGAACTCCTACAAGCGCCTCGTCCCCGGCTACGAGGCCCCGGTCTACGTCAGCTGGGCGAGGCGAAACAGGTCGACGATGGTGAGGGTGCCCCAGTACAAGCCCGGAAAGGAGAAGGCCACGAGGATGGAGTTTCGCTCGCCGGACCCCGCCGCCAACCCGTACCTGGCCTTTGCGGTGATGCTGGCCGCGGGTCTCAAGGGCATCAAGGAGGGCTACACCCTTCCGGCTCCGATCGAGGAAGACCTGTATGAATTCAGCCCGGAGAAGAGGAGGGAGAGGGGTATCACCGAGCTTCCGGGAAACCTCTTCGAGGCGGTGGGCGAGCTCGAAAAGAGCGAGCTTGTAAGGGACGCCCTTGGCGATCACATATTTTACAAGTTTATCGAGAACAAGAAAATAGAGTGGGACAGGTACAGAATACACGTCAGCAAATACGAGATAGACAACTACCTCCCCATCATTTAA